The Pseudomonas eucalypticola genome has a window encoding:
- a CDS encoding flavin monoamine oxidase family protein — protein MALTRREALASINAVGGEKAAQAALAALGLGPSTHLQYQTLDYGPQAGQGASVLILGAGIAGLVAAYELKRAGFRVRVLEARQRTGGRNWTLRHGDRVDYLDGRQQTAAFAPGLYFNAGPARLPSQHRTILDYCRELGVPMEVLVNTSHSAQLRPDLEQPAFSVRQALNDTRGHLAGLLATAVNRDALDDQLSAEERTRLLTFLQGYGDLSQELVYEGSVRAGHGVAKPAPGSLPAFAAPVPLDRLLHPELWGALLHTEYPEFSATMLQPVGGMDRITHAFEQRLHDELQLGAVVRQVRQNGEGVSVTFDDGVGGDPQVARADYLISTLPLPLLARLDTDFSEPFKAALRTTRNDQATKVAWQAPRFWEREYRIYGGLSWLEHPARLLWYPSNELNSPEGLLVAGYVTGEGAAAFGRQAFDAQYAASAEAVELLHPGHSASLRHPLAVSWEQVAYSEGPWLQREHFPADAHALLEAPQGRVYLASDGLGQNGIGIWQESAANSARRVVGQLAEHVIRQRQTALAS, from the coding sequence ATGGCACTGACACGACGTGAAGCCCTGGCCAGCATCAACGCGGTAGGCGGCGAAAAAGCCGCCCAGGCCGCACTGGCAGCCCTGGGCCTGGGCCCTTCCACCCACCTGCAGTACCAGACACTGGACTACGGACCCCAGGCCGGGCAGGGCGCCAGCGTGCTGATCCTCGGCGCCGGCATCGCTGGCCTGGTGGCCGCTTACGAACTCAAGCGCGCCGGTTTTCGGGTGCGGGTGCTGGAAGCCCGCCAGCGCACCGGCGGGCGCAACTGGACCCTGCGCCATGGCGACCGGGTGGACTACCTGGACGGCCGCCAGCAAACCGCCGCGTTTGCCCCCGGCCTGTACTTCAATGCCGGCCCCGCTCGGCTGCCCAGCCAGCACCGGACCATCCTCGATTATTGCAGGGAATTGGGCGTGCCTATGGAGGTGCTGGTCAACACCAGCCACAGCGCCCAGTTGCGCCCCGACCTGGAACAGCCGGCCTTCAGTGTGCGCCAGGCCCTCAACGACACCCGCGGGCACCTGGCCGGGTTGCTGGCCACTGCGGTCAACCGGGATGCACTGGATGATCAACTGTCGGCCGAGGAACGCACGCGGCTGCTGACCTTCCTGCAAGGGTATGGCGACCTGTCCCAGGAACTGGTTTATGAAGGCAGTGTGCGCGCTGGGCACGGCGTGGCCAAGCCGGCACCCGGCTCGTTACCGGCGTTTGCCGCCCCGGTGCCGCTGGACCGTTTGCTGCACCCAGAGCTATGGGGTGCGTTGCTGCACACCGAATACCCGGAATTTTCCGCCACGATGCTGCAACCGGTGGGCGGGATGGACCGAATCACTCACGCCTTCGAACAACGGCTGCACGACGAGCTGCAACTGGGCGCGGTGGTGCGCCAGGTACGCCAGAACGGGGAGGGCGTCAGCGTCACCTTCGATGACGGCGTGGGTGGCGACCCTCAGGTGGCGCGGGCCGACTACCTGATCTCGACCCTTCCTTTGCCCTTGCTCGCACGCCTGGACACCGACTTCAGCGAGCCCTTCAAGGCAGCCCTGCGCACCACCCGCAATGACCAGGCCACCAAGGTAGCGTGGCAGGCCCCGCGCTTCTGGGAGCGGGAGTACCGCATCTATGGCGGCCTGTCGTGGCTTGAGCACCCGGCGCGCCTGCTGTGGTACCCCAGCAATGAACTCAACAGCCCCGAGGGCTTGCTGGTGGCCGGTTACGTGACGGGCGAGGGCGCGGCGGCGTTTGGCCGCCAGGCGTTCGACGCCCAGTACGCGGCTTCAGCCGAAGCCGTGGAGCTGCTGCACCCCGGCCATTCGGCCAGCCTGCGTCACCCCTTGGCCGTGTCGTGGGAGCAGGTGGCGTACAGCGAAGGCCCGTGGCTGCAACGCGAGCATTTCCCCGCCGATGCCCATGCCCTGCTGGAAGCGCCCCAGGGCCGTGTGTACCTGGCCAGCGATGGCCTGGGCCAGAACGGCATCGGCATCTGGCAGGAATCGGCCGCCAACTCGGCGCGCCGGGTGGTCGGGCAACTGGCCGAGCATGTGATTCGCCAACGCCAGACAGCCTTGGCGTCCTGA
- a CDS encoding RidA family protein, with protein MSHDILRTGPATSPISQTVSVPASAELVFLSGALPDVADPQAPQGTSAAYGDTRTQTESVLRKLQKVLQDQGLGLGDIVQLRVFLVGVPELEGRLDFAGLQAGYLPFFGTAEQPNKPARTAIQVAGLPLPGALVEIDGIAVRRG; from the coding sequence ATGAGCCACGACATTCTGCGTACCGGCCCTGCCACTTCCCCCATTTCCCAGACCGTCAGCGTACCGGCCAGTGCCGAACTGGTCTTCCTCAGCGGCGCCTTGCCCGATGTCGCCGACCCTCAGGCCCCCCAGGGCACCTCGGCGGCCTACGGCGATACCCGCACCCAGACCGAGTCGGTGTTGCGCAAACTGCAGAAGGTGCTGCAGGACCAGGGCCTCGGGTTGGGCGATATCGTCCAGTTGCGGGTGTTTCTGGTGGGCGTGCCGGAACTGGAAGGCCGCCTGGACTTCGCCGGGCTGCAGGCCGGCTACCTGCCGTTCTTCGGTACCGCCGAGCAACCTAACAAGCCGGCGCGCACCGCCATCCAGGTGGCCGGCCTGCCGTTGCCCGGCGCATTGGTGGAAATCGATGGCATCGCCGTGCGCCGTGGCTGA
- a CDS encoding GGDEF domain-containing protein, whose amino-acid sequence MDHQGRQHQQDLHIAEQVRTDQLQQLFRQSMSALFGSYLAAVMLVWLGWERFDHNVVACWLALLAVSMLVRGSVFLRYFRSPLAERTPARWERPYWLTLVSSATIWGVGALAVIPANDLLAQALVMLFAVGMSVSAVSCYSAYRHMTVVSIILVLAPCTVWLLFQPSTLQVGIALAVMVFASFVCQATHTLSNALEKAYRLTHEIERAHTLSTYAAQTDELTGLKNRRAFFEHAQQTFKYCERNQMPVCALMLDMDHFKFINDTFGHPVGDEVLRQIGRVISTSLRAADIHGRLGGEEFAVLLPNTSLEVAETLAAQLLRAIARLELEPVRQVTASVGLAHADTDGQDLHKLINHADQALYRAKAQGRNQVVVAEAV is encoded by the coding sequence ATGGATCATCAGGGACGGCAGCACCAACAGGATCTACACATCGCCGAACAGGTCCGTACCGACCAGTTGCAACAGTTGTTCCGGCAATCGATGTCAGCACTGTTCGGCAGCTACCTGGCCGCGGTGATGCTCGTCTGGCTTGGCTGGGAGCGCTTCGACCACAACGTGGTCGCCTGCTGGCTGGCACTGCTCGCGGTGTCGATGCTGGTGCGCGGCAGCGTGTTCCTGCGCTACTTTCGCAGCCCCCTGGCCGAACGGACCCCGGCGCGCTGGGAACGCCCCTACTGGCTGACCCTGGTGTCATCGGCGACGATCTGGGGGGTGGGCGCACTGGCGGTCATCCCGGCCAATGACCTGCTGGCCCAGGCCCTGGTGATGCTGTTCGCCGTGGGCATGTCGGTCAGCGCGGTGTCCTGTTATTCGGCCTACCGGCACATGACCGTGGTGTCCATCATCCTGGTGCTGGCGCCCTGCACGGTGTGGCTGCTGTTTCAGCCCAGCACGCTGCAGGTGGGCATTGCCCTGGCGGTGATGGTGTTCGCCTCGTTCGTCTGCCAGGCCACGCACACGCTCTCCAACGCGCTGGAAAAGGCCTACCGGCTGACCCATGAAATCGAGCGCGCCCACACCCTGTCCACTTACGCGGCGCAGACCGACGAACTCACTGGCCTGAAAAACCGCCGGGCGTTCTTCGAACATGCCCAGCAGACATTCAAGTACTGCGAACGCAACCAGATGCCGGTGTGCGCGCTGATGCTGGATATGGACCATTTCAAGTTCATCAACGATACCTTCGGCCACCCCGTGGGCGACGAGGTGCTGCGCCAGATCGGCCGGGTGATCAGTACGTCGTTGCGCGCCGCGGACATTCACGGGCGCCTGGGAGGGGAAGAGTTCGCCGTGCTGCTCCCCAATACGTCCCTGGAGGTGGCTGAAACCCTCGCCGCGCAGTTGCTGCGTGCGATCGCCCGCCTGGAGCTTGAACCGGTGCGGCAGGTGACCGCCAGCGTGGGGCTAGCCCACGCCGACACCGACGGCCAGGACCTGCACAAGCTCATCAACCATGCCGACCAGGCCCTTTACCGCGCCAAGGCCCAGGGCCGCAATCAGGTGGTGGTGGCCGAGGCCGTCTGA
- a CDS encoding TauD/TfdA dioxygenase family protein: MGAEHAIDLEQSLVVTPLEPTLGAEISGVDLSRPLTAAQRDQVHALLLKHKVIFFRDQHITSAQQVAFARQFGELYVHPTTEKQDATLPEAHLIQAEDARLSYGDARKGRWHTDTSWMLKPTFGAVLRAVSLPAVGGDTLWADSGLVYRGLPAEVRERIDNAFVTHNFKSSLDRVGYPYPILAHPLVRTHPETGEDALFINFSMSPQIIGWSPEDSQALVALLLREYSNPEYHVRFKWTEGAIAFWDNRALLHYPVYNYGDFPRVMERVLIADDDIPHRVRR; this comes from the coding sequence ATGGGCGCGGAACACGCTATCGACCTCGAACAATCCCTTGTCGTCACCCCGCTGGAGCCTACCCTGGGCGCCGAGATCAGCGGCGTCGACCTGAGCCGGCCGCTGACAGCGGCACAGCGCGACCAGGTACACGCGCTGCTGCTCAAGCACAAGGTCATCTTCTTCCGGGATCAGCACATCACCAGTGCCCAACAGGTGGCCTTTGCCCGCCAGTTTGGCGAACTGTACGTGCACCCCACCACCGAAAAGCAGGATGCCACGCTGCCCGAAGCGCACCTGATCCAGGCCGAGGATGCACGCCTGAGCTACGGCGATGCGCGCAAGGGCCGCTGGCACACCGACACCAGCTGGATGCTCAAGCCGACCTTCGGCGCGGTGTTGCGGGCTGTCAGCCTGCCGGCGGTGGGCGGTGATACCCTGTGGGCCGACAGCGGCCTGGTGTACCGTGGGTTGCCAGCCGAGGTGCGCGAACGCATCGACAACGCCTTCGTCACCCACAACTTCAAGTCGTCCCTGGACCGAGTGGGCTACCCCTACCCTATCCTTGCCCATCCGCTGGTGCGCACCCACCCCGAGACGGGCGAGGATGCGCTGTTCATCAACTTCTCCATGTCACCGCAGATCATCGGCTGGAGCCCGGAAGACAGCCAGGCCCTGGTGGCACTGCTGTTGCGCGAGTACAGCAACCCCGAGTACCACGTACGGTTCAAATGGACCGAGGGTGCCATCGCTTTCTGGGACAACCGCGCGCTGTTGCACTATCCGGTGTACAACTACGGCGACTTTCCACGGGTCATGGAGCGGGTGCTGATCGCAGATGACGACATCCCCCACCGCGTGCGCCGTTGA
- a CDS encoding peroxiredoxin-like family protein, whose amino-acid sequence MSTVVPHSLNQQLADLHAERVRTWDPAVLQVNIDQRQRLVAEAPGRRFVQAGDRVAPFTLHTVEGEALSLERLVGGGPAVLVFFRFAGCPACNLAIPYYEQHLQPALRARGVPLVAVSPQVPERLVEIKQRHGLTLQVASDLNNQLARRLGILYHFDDASRRAAEAKGSPIGSVTGTGTWELPQPTVVVIGSDQQVHFAQVSPDWLVRTEAQPIIAAVDALLARAIPTPATA is encoded by the coding sequence ATGAGCACCGTTGTACCCCATTCCCTGAATCAACAACTGGCCGACCTGCACGCCGAACGCGTGCGCACCTGGGACCCGGCCGTGCTGCAAGTCAATATCGACCAACGTCAACGCCTGGTGGCCGAGGCGCCGGGCAGGAGGTTCGTCCAGGCGGGCGATCGGGTGGCGCCGTTCACCTTGCACACCGTCGAAGGCGAGGCGTTGAGCCTCGAGCGCCTGGTCGGCGGCGGCCCCGCGGTGCTGGTATTCTTCCGCTTCGCCGGCTGCCCGGCCTGCAACCTGGCCATTCCTTACTATGAGCAACACCTGCAACCGGCACTGCGAGCCCGTGGCGTACCGCTGGTGGCCGTGAGCCCACAAGTGCCCGAGCGCCTGGTGGAGATCAAGCAGCGCCATGGCCTGACCCTGCAAGTGGCCAGCGACTTGAACAACCAGTTGGCTCGCCGCCTGGGCATCCTCTACCACTTCGACGACGCTTCGCGGCGAGCGGCCGAGGCCAAAGGTTCGCCCATCGGCAGCGTCACCGGTACCGGCACCTGGGAACTGCCCCAGCCGACCGTGGTGGTGATCGGCAGCGACCAGCAGGTGCATTTTGCCCAGGTCAGCCCCGATTGGCTGGTGCGCACCGAAGCGCAGCCGATCATCGCCGCGGTCGACGCCCTGCTCGCCCGTGCCATCCCCACCCCCGCCACTGCCTGA
- a CDS encoding ABC transporter substrate-binding protein encodes MNVRKPPFSRLSTLTTALGLGLSLLAGSLMAPAAAQAEGQLRIAEQFGVVYLLLNVVRDQHLVEKYGQQQGLDIKVDWTQLSGGSAVNDALLAGSVDIAGAGVGPLLTVWDRTYGRQNVKAVASLGNFPYLLVSNNPQVKTIADFTAKDRIAVPAVGVSVQSRYLQYASAKRWGDQDYARLDAYSINLPHPDAAASIASGGTEVTGHFSNPPFQEQELAKPGVHVVLDTYDLLGPNSPTLLFATEKFRNENPKTYHAFMAALAEAADYIQKDKAGAADTYIRVTHATIDRADLLKIIDNPRFEFTINPKNTYPLAEFMYRVGAIKHKPASWQDYFFVDAKPLQGS; translated from the coding sequence ATGAACGTTCGTAAACCCCCTTTCTCACGCTTGAGCACATTGACCACCGCCCTGGGCCTGGGCCTGTCGTTGCTCGCGGGCAGCCTGATGGCGCCGGCCGCCGCCCAGGCCGAAGGCCAGTTGCGCATCGCCGAGCAGTTCGGCGTGGTGTACTTGCTGCTCAATGTGGTGCGCGACCAGCACCTCGTGGAAAAATACGGCCAGCAACAAGGGTTGGACATCAAGGTCGACTGGACCCAGTTATCCGGCGGGTCGGCGGTCAATGACGCGCTGCTCGCGGGCTCGGTGGACATTGCCGGCGCTGGCGTGGGCCCGTTGCTGACCGTCTGGGACCGCACCTATGGCCGTCAGAACGTCAAGGCCGTGGCCTCGCTGGGCAACTTCCCCTACCTGCTGGTCTCCAACAACCCACAGGTCAAGACCATCGCCGATTTTACCGCCAAGGACCGCATCGCAGTGCCGGCCGTAGGGGTGTCGGTGCAGTCGCGCTACTTGCAGTATGCGTCGGCCAAGCGCTGGGGTGACCAGGACTACGCGCGCCTGGACGCCTACTCCATCAACCTGCCACACCCCGACGCGGCCGCGAGCATTGCGTCGGGCGGTACCGAGGTGACAGGCCACTTCTCCAACCCGCCGTTCCAGGAGCAGGAGCTGGCCAAGCCCGGCGTGCATGTGGTGCTGGACACCTACGACCTGCTGGGTCCCAATTCGCCCACGCTGCTGTTTGCCACCGAGAAATTTCGCAACGAGAACCCCAAGACCTACCACGCCTTCATGGCGGCCCTGGCCGAGGCCGCCGACTACATTCAGAAAGACAAGGCGGGCGCAGCCGACACCTACATTCGCGTGACCCACGCCACCATCGACCGCGCCGATCTGTTGAAGATCATCGACAACCCGCGATTCGAGTTCACCATCAACCCGAAGAATACCTACCCGCTGGCCGAGTTCATGTACCGGGTGGGGGCCATCAAGCACAAGCCCGCTTCGTGGCAGGACTATTTCTTCGTGGACGCGAAGCCGTTGCAAGGCAGTTGA
- a CDS encoding DsbA family protein: MENPTWHADPLTWGHGPRTFEVFLEPTCPFSVKAFNKLDELLALVGEDRVTVKVRLQSQPWHMFSGVIVRCILAASTLPEGKHAAKAVMDAVARHREAFEFTHHAGGPNLDATPNDIIARIEQYSGVNLAQAFAIPDLDKAVKWHCKYARQNGIHVSPTFMVDGLVQGAISSGDTVAEWARHLA; the protein is encoded by the coding sequence ATGGAAAACCCTACCTGGCACGCCGACCCGCTGACCTGGGGCCATGGCCCGCGCACCTTCGAGGTATTTCTCGAACCCACCTGCCCGTTCTCGGTCAAGGCCTTCAATAAACTCGATGAGCTGCTGGCGCTGGTTGGCGAAGACCGTGTGACCGTCAAGGTCCGCCTGCAGTCCCAGCCGTGGCACATGTTCTCCGGGGTGATCGTGCGTTGCATCCTGGCGGCGTCGACCTTGCCTGAGGGCAAGCACGCTGCCAAGGCCGTCATGGATGCCGTGGCGCGCCATCGCGAGGCGTTCGAATTCACCCACCACGCCGGCGGCCCGAACCTGGACGCCACGCCCAATGACATCATCGCCCGTATCGAGCAGTACAGCGGCGTCAACCTGGCGCAAGCCTTCGCTATCCCCGACCTGGACAAGGCAGTGAAATGGCATTGCAAGTACGCGCGGCAGAACGGCATCCATGTATCACCGACCTTCATGGTCGATGGCCTGGTGCAAGGCGCGATCAGCAGCGGGGACACTGTCGCCGAGTGGGCCAGGCACCTGGCCTAG
- a CDS encoding ABC transporter permease, protein MISRLKALARPAPRLSIGVPWRRRFKGLVVPLAIIVLLEGVARAGWLPAYQMPAPSEVVLTLRDLAEGALWKHISASLGRVLLGFVIGASLALVFAAWVGLSREAEAYLAPTFAGLRSIPSLAWVPLLLLWLGIDETSKIVLIAIGAFFPVYHNGVAAIRDIDRKLVEVGRIYGFSRWQLVRRILLPAALPGLFTGLRSGLSLAWMFLVAAELIAATRGLGYLLSDGRETSRPDIVLAAIIVLALLGKLSDGALARVEKHCLRWRDSFTGLRMPASGRG, encoded by the coding sequence ATGATCAGCCGCCTCAAGGCACTGGCCAGGCCGGCGCCCCGGCTCAGTATCGGCGTGCCGTGGCGCCGGCGGTTCAAGGGGCTGGTGGTGCCACTGGCAATCATCGTGCTGCTGGAGGGCGTGGCGCGCGCGGGCTGGCTGCCGGCGTACCAGATGCCCGCCCCCAGCGAGGTGGTGCTGACCCTGCGTGACCTGGCCGAGGGCGCCCTGTGGAAACACATCAGTGCCAGCCTGGGCCGGGTGCTGTTGGGGTTTGTCATCGGCGCCAGCCTGGCTCTGGTGTTTGCCGCCTGGGTAGGCCTGAGCCGCGAGGCCGAGGCCTACCTGGCCCCCACCTTCGCTGGCCTGCGCTCGATACCCAGCCTGGCCTGGGTGCCGCTGTTGCTGCTGTGGCTGGGTATCGACGAAACGTCGAAGATCGTGCTGATCGCCATCGGTGCGTTTTTCCCGGTGTACCACAACGGCGTGGCGGCCATCCGCGACATTGATCGCAAGCTGGTGGAGGTAGGGCGCATCTATGGCTTCAGCCGCTGGCAATTGGTACGCAGGATCCTGCTGCCTGCCGCCCTGCCCGGCCTGTTCACGGGCTTGCGCAGCGGCCTGAGCCTGGCATGGATGTTTCTCGTCGCCGCCGAATTGATCGCCGCCACGCGTGGCCTGGGCTACCTGCTCAGTGACGGCCGCGAGACCTCCCGGCCAGACATCGTGCTGGCGGCGATTATCGTTCTAGCCCTGCTGGGCAAGCTCAGCGATGGTGCGCTGGCACGCGTGGAAAAACACTGCCTGCGCTGGCGCGACAGCTTTACCGGCCTGCGCATGCCAGCGAGTGGTCGAGGGTGA
- a CDS encoding aliphatic sulfonate ABC transporter substrate-binding protein, translated as MTRTLFFSMVSACALALVVHAKAQAAEAPPAEVHLDYAYYSPVSLVLKHFGFLEKALPHTQVGWVLSQGSNRSLEYLNSGGVDFASSASLAAVLSRANGAPIKSVYVYSRAEWTALVVRKDSPYQRVADLKGKKIAATKGTDPYLFTLRALQQAGLKKDDVELVHLQHPDGRVALEKGDVDAWAGLDPHMAASQVQAGSRLLYRNRDFNSYGVVSVTERYAKDHPGTIKAVIGAYEQARQWSVAHPQELAQLLATESGLPLDVAKLQLSRTDLASPRLTAQDVAASKAAAPILVSEELVRRGTDVNQVIDQLIDPGFDQTVARQ; from the coding sequence ATGACACGAACCCTCTTTTTCTCAATGGTCAGCGCTTGTGCCCTGGCCCTGGTGGTGCACGCCAAGGCCCAGGCGGCCGAGGCCCCTCCGGCCGAAGTGCATCTGGACTATGCCTACTACTCCCCGGTCAGCCTGGTGCTCAAGCACTTCGGTTTCCTCGAGAAGGCCTTGCCCCACACCCAGGTAGGCTGGGTGCTGAGCCAAGGGAGCAACCGCTCACTGGAGTACCTGAACAGCGGTGGCGTGGACTTCGCGTCCTCGGCCAGTCTTGCTGCGGTATTGAGCCGCGCCAATGGCGCACCGATCAAATCGGTGTACGTGTACAGCCGGGCCGAGTGGACCGCGCTGGTGGTGCGCAAGGACTCGCCATACCAGCGCGTCGCCGACCTCAAAGGCAAGAAGATTGCCGCCACCAAGGGCACCGACCCCTACCTGTTCACCCTGCGGGCCCTGCAGCAAGCAGGCTTGAAGAAGGATGACGTGGAACTGGTGCATCTGCAGCACCCTGATGGCCGGGTGGCCCTGGAAAAAGGCGACGTCGATGCCTGGGCCGGCCTGGACCCGCACATGGCTGCCAGCCAGGTACAGGCCGGTTCCCGCCTGCTGTATCGCAACCGCGACTTCAACAGCTATGGCGTGGTCAGCGTCACGGAGCGGTACGCCAAGGACCATCCGGGCACCATCAAGGCCGTGATCGGCGCCTATGAACAGGCGCGCCAATGGTCCGTGGCGCACCCGCAGGAACTGGCCCAGTTACTCGCCACCGAGTCGGGGCTGCCGCTGGACGTGGCCAAGCTGCAATTGTCGCGCACCGACCTTGCCAGCCCGCGACTGACCGCCCAGGACGTGGCCGCCTCCAAGGCTGCCGCGCCGATTCTGGTGTCGGAAGAACTGGTACGCCGGGGCACCGACGTCAACCAGGTGATCGACCAGTTGATCGACCCGGGTTTTGACCAGACGGTCGCGCGCCAATGA
- a CDS encoding DUF1838 family protein — MIDLDQPLGVLTALRKLHGSTVDAKPVVVHWSGHAWARREGEPDRLLFKVEGMNIRQCATLADPLRGAGFRLVSRELMLYLDPVTGVPLKTWHNPWTQADVPVMPVANDPVNLPPFHERDARGQPLRCPLRVQGERVFAASEIPLFYPNPLGGDYQEYVGNQYHAMEIFDFVADRNTLLRDDTDTADAALAWVRIAPWLPFMRMGSRPGLMVFNAMGQTVPGIDALPPVLREAIAMDFPAYAQPPALDDARPNATSWTVARQLIDAQR, encoded by the coding sequence ATGATCGATCTCGACCAACCCCTCGGTGTCCTCACCGCCCTGCGCAAACTCCACGGTTCTACGGTGGACGCCAAACCCGTGGTGGTTCACTGGTCCGGCCACGCCTGGGCACGTCGTGAAGGGGAACCCGACCGCTTGCTGTTCAAAGTCGAGGGCATGAACATCCGCCAGTGCGCGACGCTCGCTGACCCGCTGCGCGGCGCTGGTTTCCGCCTGGTGTCACGGGAACTGATGCTGTACCTGGACCCGGTCACCGGAGTGCCCCTCAAGACCTGGCACAACCCCTGGACCCAGGCCGATGTGCCCGTGATGCCAGTGGCCAATGACCCCGTGAACCTGCCGCCCTTCCACGAGCGTGATGCGCGGGGGCAGCCGCTGCGGTGCCCCTTGCGGGTACAGGGCGAGCGCGTGTTCGCCGCCAGCGAGATTCCGTTGTTCTACCCCAACCCCCTGGGCGGGGATTACCAGGAATACGTGGGCAACCAGTACCACGCCATGGAAATTTTCGACTTCGTGGCTGACCGCAACACCCTGCTGCGCGACGATACCGACACCGCCGATGCGGCCCTGGCCTGGGTGCGCATCGCGCCGTGGCTGCCGTTCATGCGCATGGGCAGCCGCCCAGGGCTGATGGTGTTCAATGCCATGGGCCAGACAGTGCCGGGTATCGACGCATTGCCGCCAGTGCTGCGCGAGGCGATCGCCATGGACTTCCCCGCGTATGCTCAGCCCCCGGCGCTGGACGACGCACGCCCCAATGCCACCAGCTGGACCGTCGCGCGGCAGCTGATCGACGCACAGCGCTGA